A stretch of Ranitomeya variabilis isolate aRanVar5 chromosome 3, aRanVar5.hap1, whole genome shotgun sequence DNA encodes these proteins:
- the CFAP91 gene encoding cilia- and flagella-associated protein 91 isoform X2, producing the protein MFSELVHEPRFTLRLQLRDPVPQFINRQWRGKDEQRRKALQQLNVSQPPSFVLGDADTEDVSGRDRYRFFERPLIPFSHQTAPNMLLAVSRVEQPDRPDAAPSPPVRTVAIQTDYRDSEAQTDPYSPQFVVRPGSVPEVLMLANLSWGRGLPAGLAEVEMIERAREKRGWEATLPPLSDPSQLEKRRRMMDEQERKEWAFREREIEKLQETRLEVLRKLLQKRKETEKELDTKRLDAKWTKLQIQKEERDQRIRKEHIKLIRKLSQKMRNVEEKLERRDVIRDYTDYSSQAYAPLSRIGYFPDRLSQQFTVRSPFLNSYQGLLDLEANLPDFVTQPRIRVSRPKSTTEDGHLKRQARHERQLQHVHEVLLKKKNQSQPSERSLRFLQRIEKPAPRPATPAVPQPPEGDEEQELAAITVQKLLRGRAVQNMMFEGKEKRLELIRELRTTHALQEEGQLLKRRDKETTVALQRQREHREHKASLQDEHLSRLEGDVLSDTFTFLCKELVRLQEERRIHAFAMLAERHRRIREAEESGRRQEEERRRREEDEIFRQVVAIHQSTVDSYLEDIILSTTDHTAEDQAREEIQRKAQEINDIAYQMESSRTRLQSEEIVSELVYSFLISEIQKQSVRERVRKSQRRHLQAAHRVIHSDTATLLNEAADCAPPPTESDDGAGELE; encoded by the exons ATGTTCAGTGAGTTGGTGCATGAGCCGCGCTTCACCCTGCGCCTGCAGCTCAGGGACCCCGTCCCCCAATTCATTAATCGCCAGTGGAGGGGAAAAGACGAGCAGAGACGCAAGGCACTGCAGCAGCTAAATGT ATCCCAGCCGCCGTCCTTCGTCTTGGGTGACGCTGATACTGAAGATGTCTCCGGCAGGGACCGATACAGGTTCTTTGAGAG GCCGCTGATCCCGTTCTCTCACCAGACTGCGCCCAACATGCTCCTCGCCGTCTCCAG GGTGGAGCAGCCCGATCGGCCGGATGCGGCTCCCTCCCCTCCGGTGCGCACAGTGGCCATCCAGACTGACTACCGGGACAGCGAGGCGCAGACTGACCCCTACAGTCCGCAGTTTGTGGTGCGGCCCGGGTCGGTGCCAGAGGTGCTGATGCTGGCCAACCTCTCGTGGG GACGCGGCCTTCCGGCTGGACTGGCCGAGGTGGAGATGATCGAGCGTGCACGGGAGAAGCGAGGGTGGGAGGCCACCCTGCCACCGCTCAGCGATCCCTCCCAGCTGGAGAAGAGGCGGAGGATGATGGatgagcaggagaggaaggagtggGCCTTCAGGGAGCGGGAGATTGAGAA GTTACAGGAGACGCGGCTGGAGGTTCTCCGGAAACTTCTCCAGAAAAGGAAAGAAACTGAGAAAGAACTGGACACCAAGAGACTGGACGCCAAGTGGACGAAGCTGCAGATCCAGAAAGAAGAGCGTGACCAGCGCATCCGGAAAGAGCATATCAAAT TGATCAGGAAGTTGTCGCAGAAGATGAGGAACGTGGAGGAGAAGCTGGAGAGACGCGACGTAATCCGGGACTACACGGACTACTCCTCCCAGGCGTACGCACCACTCTCCCGCATCGGTTACTTCCCAGACCGCCTCTCACAGCAGTTCACAGTGAGGAGCCCCTTCCTGAACTCCTACCAGG GGCTGCTGGACCTGGAGGCGAATCTCCCCGACTTTGTAACACAACCTCGTATCCGCGTGTCCAGACCCAAGAGCACCACCGAGGACGGACACCTGAAGCGACAGGCCCGGCACGAGCGCCAGCTGCAGCATGTCCACGAG GTTTTGCTGAAAAAGAAAAACCAATCCCAGCCGTCCGAGAGGTCGCTGCGCTTTCTGCAGAGGATAGAGAAGCCGGCCCCCCGCCCTGCCACCCCCGCAGTGCCGCAGCCCCCCGAG GGCGACGAGGAGCAGGAGCTGGCCGCCATCACCGTACAGAAGCTGCTCCGCGGACGAGCCGTGCAGAACATG ATGTTTGAAGGGAAGGAGAAGCGTCTGGAGCTGATCCGGGAGCTGCGGACCACCCACGCTCTGCAGGAGGAGGGGCAACTGCTGAAGAGGCGGGACAAGGAGACCACCGTCGCCCTGCAGAGGCAGCGGGAGCACCGGGAGCACAAG GCCTCCTTACAAGACGAACATTTGTCGCGGCTGGAGGGAGACGTCCTGTCAGACACGTTTACCTTCCTCTGTAAGGAGCTGGTGCGGCTGCAGGAGGAGCGCAGGATCCACGCCTTCGCTATGCTCGCCGAGCGCCACCGACGCATCAGAGAAGCTGAAGAGAGCGGGCGCAGACAGGAGGAGGAGCGGCGCCGGCGAGAGGAGGACGAGATCTTCAGACAG GTTGTCGCCATCCATCAGAGCACCGTGGACTCGTATCTAGAAGACATCATCCTCAGCACCACTGACCACACTGCAGAAGATCAGGCCCGAGAGGAGATCCAGAGGAAAGCGCAGGAGATCAATGACATCGCCTACCAGATGGAGAGCAG CCGCACCCGTCTTCAGTCGGAGGAGATTGTCTCGGAGCTCGTCTACAGTTTCCTTATTTCCGAGATACAGAAGCAAAGTGTCAGAGAGAGAG TGAGGAAGTCCCAGCGGAGACATCTTCAGGCCGCGCACCGCGTCATCCACAGTGATACCGCCACTCTGCTGAACGAGGCCGCTGACTGCGCCCCGCCCCCAACCGAGAGTGACGACGGAGCCGGAGAGCTCGAGTGA
- the CFAP91 gene encoding cilia- and flagella-associated protein 91 isoform X1, with protein sequence MVTGYTDPQRPELHSSSMSRTLTTAPPGPGARNRASRSYDFLYDPVHTLSSEKDHAQAALRAHVSHDRMQKVPEFPTMFSELVHEPRFTLRLQLRDPVPQFINRQWRGKDEQRRKALQQLNVSQPPSFVLGDADTEDVSGRDRYRFFERPLIPFSHQTAPNMLLAVSRVEQPDRPDAAPSPPVRTVAIQTDYRDSEAQTDPYSPQFVVRPGSVPEVLMLANLSWGRGLPAGLAEVEMIERAREKRGWEATLPPLSDPSQLEKRRRMMDEQERKEWAFREREIEKLQETRLEVLRKLLQKRKETEKELDTKRLDAKWTKLQIQKEERDQRIRKEHIKLIRKLSQKMRNVEEKLERRDVIRDYTDYSSQAYAPLSRIGYFPDRLSQQFTVRSPFLNSYQGLLDLEANLPDFVTQPRIRVSRPKSTTEDGHLKRQARHERQLQHVHEVLLKKKNQSQPSERSLRFLQRIEKPAPRPATPAVPQPPEGDEEQELAAITVQKLLRGRAVQNMMFEGKEKRLELIRELRTTHALQEEGQLLKRRDKETTVALQRQREHREHKASLQDEHLSRLEGDVLSDTFTFLCKELVRLQEERRIHAFAMLAERHRRIREAEESGRRQEEERRRREEDEIFRQVVAIHQSTVDSYLEDIILSTTDHTAEDQAREEIQRKAQEINDIAYQMESSRTRLQSEEIVSELVYSFLISEIQKQSVRERVRKSQRRHLQAAHRVIHSDTATLLNEAADCAPPPTESDDGAGELE encoded by the exons ATCCCGTACACACGTTGTCCAGTGAGAAGGACCATGCTCAGGCCGCGCTCCGAGCGCACGTGTCACACGACCGGATG CAAAAAGTCCCAGAATTTCCCACAATGTTCAGTGAGTTGGTGCATGAGCCGCGCTTCACCCTGCGCCTGCAGCTCAGGGACCCCGTCCCCCAATTCATTAATCGCCAGTGGAGGGGAAAAGACGAGCAGAGACGCAAGGCACTGCAGCAGCTAAATGT ATCCCAGCCGCCGTCCTTCGTCTTGGGTGACGCTGATACTGAAGATGTCTCCGGCAGGGACCGATACAGGTTCTTTGAGAG GCCGCTGATCCCGTTCTCTCACCAGACTGCGCCCAACATGCTCCTCGCCGTCTCCAG GGTGGAGCAGCCCGATCGGCCGGATGCGGCTCCCTCCCCTCCGGTGCGCACAGTGGCCATCCAGACTGACTACCGGGACAGCGAGGCGCAGACTGACCCCTACAGTCCGCAGTTTGTGGTGCGGCCCGGGTCGGTGCCAGAGGTGCTGATGCTGGCCAACCTCTCGTGGG GACGCGGCCTTCCGGCTGGACTGGCCGAGGTGGAGATGATCGAGCGTGCACGGGAGAAGCGAGGGTGGGAGGCCACCCTGCCACCGCTCAGCGATCCCTCCCAGCTGGAGAAGAGGCGGAGGATGATGGatgagcaggagaggaaggagtggGCCTTCAGGGAGCGGGAGATTGAGAA GTTACAGGAGACGCGGCTGGAGGTTCTCCGGAAACTTCTCCAGAAAAGGAAAGAAACTGAGAAAGAACTGGACACCAAGAGACTGGACGCCAAGTGGACGAAGCTGCAGATCCAGAAAGAAGAGCGTGACCAGCGCATCCGGAAAGAGCATATCAAAT TGATCAGGAAGTTGTCGCAGAAGATGAGGAACGTGGAGGAGAAGCTGGAGAGACGCGACGTAATCCGGGACTACACGGACTACTCCTCCCAGGCGTACGCACCACTCTCCCGCATCGGTTACTTCCCAGACCGCCTCTCACAGCAGTTCACAGTGAGGAGCCCCTTCCTGAACTCCTACCAGG GGCTGCTGGACCTGGAGGCGAATCTCCCCGACTTTGTAACACAACCTCGTATCCGCGTGTCCAGACCCAAGAGCACCACCGAGGACGGACACCTGAAGCGACAGGCCCGGCACGAGCGCCAGCTGCAGCATGTCCACGAG GTTTTGCTGAAAAAGAAAAACCAATCCCAGCCGTCCGAGAGGTCGCTGCGCTTTCTGCAGAGGATAGAGAAGCCGGCCCCCCGCCCTGCCACCCCCGCAGTGCCGCAGCCCCCCGAG GGCGACGAGGAGCAGGAGCTGGCCGCCATCACCGTACAGAAGCTGCTCCGCGGACGAGCCGTGCAGAACATG ATGTTTGAAGGGAAGGAGAAGCGTCTGGAGCTGATCCGGGAGCTGCGGACCACCCACGCTCTGCAGGAGGAGGGGCAACTGCTGAAGAGGCGGGACAAGGAGACCACCGTCGCCCTGCAGAGGCAGCGGGAGCACCGGGAGCACAAG GCCTCCTTACAAGACGAACATTTGTCGCGGCTGGAGGGAGACGTCCTGTCAGACACGTTTACCTTCCTCTGTAAGGAGCTGGTGCGGCTGCAGGAGGAGCGCAGGATCCACGCCTTCGCTATGCTCGCCGAGCGCCACCGACGCATCAGAGAAGCTGAAGAGAGCGGGCGCAGACAGGAGGAGGAGCGGCGCCGGCGAGAGGAGGACGAGATCTTCAGACAG GTTGTCGCCATCCATCAGAGCACCGTGGACTCGTATCTAGAAGACATCATCCTCAGCACCACTGACCACACTGCAGAAGATCAGGCCCGAGAGGAGATCCAGAGGAAAGCGCAGGAGATCAATGACATCGCCTACCAGATGGAGAGCAG CCGCACCCGTCTTCAGTCGGAGGAGATTGTCTCGGAGCTCGTCTACAGTTTCCTTATTTCCGAGATACAGAAGCAAAGTGTCAGAGAGAGAG TGAGGAAGTCCCAGCGGAGACATCTTCAGGCCGCGCACCGCGTCATCCACAGTGATACCGCCACTCTGCTGAACGAGGCCGCTGACTGCGCCCCGCCCCCAACCGAGAGTGACGACGGAGCCGGAGAGCTCGAGTGA